Proteins co-encoded in one Halococcoides cellulosivorans genomic window:
- a CDS encoding phosphoglucomutase/phosphomannomutase family protein, with translation METPISFGTDGWRDTLDTFTEDRVRMVGQAVADYLSDAGLAGRPVAVGYDARPSSPEFADALAEVLAGNAHDVYVPERDLPTPLVAYAIVEKHLAGALMLTASHNPPEYNGVKFIPQSGAPALPEVTDQIEANLREPDLLPRPHRGTIRTLDPFESYASHARELVGDTDVTVVYDAMHGSGRGYTDRLLERAGATVHRLRCEQDDEFGGTHPEPSPDRLEGLVEAVAAHDADLGVANDGDADRVAVVTPERGVLDENLLFAALYDYLLETDTGPAIRSVSTTSLIDRIAEAHDTEVIETPVGFKWIAQAMADEDALMGGEESGGFSIRGHVREKDGVLMGLLAAVATDARPLDDRVDELLATHGDIVQDKVSLDCPDDRKAAVLDQLAEALPDAVAGAAVERVNDVDGFKIVLADGGWLLVRPSGTEPKLRIYAEADSESRVADLLDAGTDLVEPLL, from the coding sequence ATGGAGACCCCGATCTCGTTCGGTACCGACGGCTGGCGGGACACACTCGATACGTTCACCGAAGACCGCGTGCGAATGGTCGGTCAGGCCGTGGCGGACTACCTCTCGGACGCCGGTCTGGCGGGCCGGCCCGTCGCGGTCGGCTACGACGCCCGGCCGTCCTCGCCGGAGTTCGCGGACGCGCTCGCGGAGGTCCTCGCGGGCAACGCTCACGACGTCTACGTCCCCGAGCGGGACCTCCCGACGCCGCTGGTCGCGTATGCGATCGTCGAGAAGCACCTCGCGGGCGCGCTCATGCTCACCGCCTCGCACAACCCCCCGGAGTACAACGGCGTGAAGTTCATCCCCCAGAGCGGGGCGCCCGCGCTCCCCGAGGTGACCGATCAGATCGAGGCGAATTTGCGGGAGCCAGACCTGCTTCCGCGACCGCATCGCGGGACGATCCGGACGCTCGATCCCTTCGAGAGCTACGCCAGCCACGCCCGTGAGTTGGTGGGTGATACCGACGTCACCGTCGTCTACGACGCGATGCACGGCAGCGGCCGCGGCTACACCGATCGCCTGCTCGAACGCGCGGGCGCGACCGTCCACCGCTTGCGGTGTGAACAGGACGACGAGTTCGGTGGGACCCACCCCGAGCCCTCGCCGGACCGCCTGGAGGGCCTGGTTGAGGCCGTCGCGGCCCACGACGCTGATCTGGGGGTCGCCAACGACGGCGACGCCGACCGCGTTGCGGTCGTCACGCCCGAGCGCGGCGTCCTTGACGAGAACCTCCTCTTTGCGGCGCTGTACGACTACCTGCTCGAAACCGATACGGGGCCGGCGATCCGGTCGGTCTCGACGACCTCACTGATCGATCGGATCGCGGAGGCCCACGACACCGAGGTGATCGAGACGCCGGTCGGGTTCAAGTGGATCGCGCAGGCGATGGCCGACGAGGACGCGCTGATGGGCGGCGAGGAGAGCGGCGGGTTCTCGATCCGCGGGCACGTCCGTGAGAAAGACGGCGTGCTCATGGGCCTGCTCGCCGCCGTCGCGACCGACGCGCGCCCGCTGGACGACCGCGTCGACGAGTTGCTCGCGACGCACGGCGACATCGTCCAGGACAAGGTCAGTCTGGACTGTCCGGACGATCGGAAGGCCGCCGTCCTCGACCAACTTGCCGAGGCACTGCCCGACGCGGTCGCCGGTGCGGCGGTCGAACGGGTCAACGACGTCGACGGGTTCAAGATCGTGCTCGCGGACGGTGGGTGGCTCCTCGTCCGGCCCAGCGGGACCGAACCCAAACTGCGGATCTACGCCGAGGCCGACAGCGAGTCGCGGGTCGCGGACCTGCTCGACGCCGGGACCGATCTGGTCGAACCCCTGCTGTAG
- the pth2 gene encoding peptidyl-tRNA hydrolase Pth2, whose amino-acid sequence MKQAIVARTDLGMGEGKLAAQVAHASLMAYEDASDDAIDAWKRGGQTKVVLGVAGADALSDLADQARRARLPHGLVTDAGRTQLDPGTQSAVAIGPAPVADVDAITGDLSLY is encoded by the coding sequence ATGAAACAGGCGATCGTCGCCCGGACGGATCTCGGAATGGGCGAGGGGAAACTCGCCGCGCAGGTCGCCCACGCGTCGCTGATGGCCTACGAAGACGCCAGCGACGATGCGATCGACGCGTGGAAACGCGGCGGCCAGACCAAAGTCGTCCTCGGCGTCGCCGGCGCGGACGCACTCTCCGATCTGGCCGATCAGGCGCGTCGCGCCCGTCTGCCCCACGGGTTGGTGACCGACGCCGGGCGGACGCAACTCGATCCCGGGACCCAGTCCGCGGTCGCGATCGGGCCCGCGCCCGTGGCGGACGTCGACGCGATCACCGGCGATCTCTCGCTTTATTGA
- a CDS encoding DUF2270 domain-containing protein yields the protein MSDDRSEKAATGTDLLEEGMGPGSAMAHLYRGEIHRMTVWRERLDRTTNWAVIVVAAVLTWAFSSPDHPHYIILIGMAAVGVFLGIEARRYRGYEIWRSRVRRLQRNLWTLGLDPDREVPEASWRERLAADYSDPAICISMEEAIAHRLRRIYLPLLGLLAAAWVARITAFSDLGTMEAAAIGRLPGWLVVGGVVAVGLGTLAVAFRPRDWRVGGELLHEDLREPDQ from the coding sequence ATGAGCGACGATCGGTCCGAGAAGGCGGCGACGGGGACGGACCTGCTCGAAGAGGGGATGGGCCCCGGATCAGCGATGGCCCACCTCTATCGTGGCGAGATCCACCGGATGACGGTCTGGCGCGAGCGACTCGATCGGACGACGAACTGGGCGGTCATCGTCGTCGCGGCGGTGCTCACGTGGGCGTTTTCGAGTCCGGACCACCCCCACTACATCATCCTCATCGGAATGGCGGCGGTCGGAGTCTTCCTGGGGATCGAGGCACGGCGGTATCGGGGCTACGAGATCTGGCGCTCGCGTGTGCGACGCCTCCAGCGCAACCTCTGGACGCTCGGCCTCGATCCCGACCGAGAGGTCCCCGAAGCGTCGTGGCGAGAGCGACTCGCGGCGGACTACAGCGATCCCGCGATCTGTATCTCCATGGAGGAGGCCATCGCCCACCGCCTCCGGCGGATCTATCTCCCCCTGCTCGGCCTGCTCGCGGCGGCGTGGGTCGCCCGGATCACCGCGTTCAGCGACCTCGGGACGATGGAGGCGGCGGCGATCGGTCGACTGCCCGGGTGGCTCGTGGTCGGTGGCGTCGTCGCGGTGGGGCTCGGCACCCTCGCCGTCGCCTTTCGCCCACGCGACTGGCGAGTCGGGGGCGAACTCCTCCACGAAGACCTCCGCGAGCCCGATCAATAA
- a CDS encoding MBL fold metallo-hydrolase, which yields MTDSTPRSAATMDAATLYDRAVARDPVTLLDVRADADPEQWNLPEWVDVRATPADELPGDGSIPGGPPSGPLVVACALGKTSQSIAARLDALSLDGGYQGWAEYVDVARVETDAATIRQFRRPATGCLSYAVESEGETVLVDPLDSLVDSYLDTTSRIVAAVDTHVHADHVSGVRSIADATGATAMVPERALDRGIEDRERFTPVADGDRIPVGATAIEAIHVPGHTTGTTAFRVGDVILTGDSLFLDGVARPDLESPDDAERAAQDLVDSLTERLFALDDVRIAPGHAVPATLYREGPAVDGIDAVRDRLGSFSDRDAAVERIVGSTPPTPANHESIVAINLGVSVDADHATIELGPNNCASGF from the coding sequence ATGACCGATTCCACACCGAGATCGGCCGCGACGATGGACGCCGCGACGCTGTACGACCGTGCCGTCGCTCGCGACCCCGTGACGCTGCTCGACGTGCGGGCCGACGCCGACCCCGAGCAGTGGAACCTTCCGGAGTGGGTCGACGTGCGCGCCACACCTGCCGACGAACTCCCGGGAGACGGGTCGATTCCGGGTGGGCCGCCGTCTGGCCCGCTGGTCGTCGCGTGCGCACTCGGGAAGACCAGCCAGTCGATCGCCGCCAGACTGGACGCGCTCTCGCTCGACGGTGGCTATCAGGGGTGGGCCGAGTATGTCGACGTCGCACGCGTCGAGACCGACGCCGCGACGATCCGCCAGTTCCGCCGGCCGGCGACGGGGTGTCTCTCCTATGCGGTCGAATCAGAAGGCGAGACCGTCCTCGTCGATCCGCTCGACAGTCTCGTCGACTCGTATCTCGACACCACCTCTCGGATCGTCGCCGCCGTCGACACGCACGTCCACGCCGATCACGTCTCGGGCGTCCGGTCGATTGCCGACGCGACCGGCGCGACCGCGATGGTCCCCGAGCGCGCGCTCGACCGTGGGATCGAAGACCGCGAACGATTCACCCCGGTCGCAGACGGCGACCGCATTCCGGTCGGGGCGACCGCGATCGAGGCGATCCACGTCCCCGGCCACACCACGGGCACGACGGCGTTCCGGGTCGGTGACGTGATCCTCACCGGCGATAGCCTGTTTCTGGACGGTGTCGCACGCCCGGACCTCGAATCGCCCGACGACGCCGAGCGAGCGGCCCAGGACCTCGTCGACAGTCTCACCGAGCGACTGTTCGCCCTCGACGACGTCCGGATCGCACCGGGCCACGCCGTCCCCGCGACGCTGTATCGCGAGGGCCCGGCCGTCGATGGGATCGACGCGGTGCGCGACCGACTCGGATCGTTTTCCGATCGTGACGCCGCAGTCGAGCGGATCGTCGGATCGACGCCGCCGACGCCCGCGAACCACGAGTCGATCGTCGCGATCAATCTCGGCGTGTCTGTCGACGCGGACCACGCCACGATCGAACTCGGGCCGAACAACTGCGCGTCGGGGTTCTAG
- a CDS encoding serine/threonine-protein kinase RIO2 encodes MVENVAGVIADLEPEDIHLLSGVEQGMRFSEWVQRSDLPKYSGLNHDDLQYRIDRCADRELIERKTIQYEGYTLTFEGYDALALHTFAERGTIDGVGAPLGVGKESDVYEVQSYRPMALKYHREGYTEFRAVDREREYTADRDHVSWLYTARQAAEREFETLEALYPDVAVPRPIDQNRHAIVMERIDGVELRQAALDPSDVPAVVRAVFEVYADAVADGFIHADLSEYNVFVTESGVVIFDWPQAVATDHDNSAELLERDVENLLSYVARKYPNAAVATDDPARIADAVREGRTAVADALTNARD; translated from the coding sequence ATGGTCGAGAACGTCGCCGGGGTCATCGCCGACCTCGAACCCGAAGACATCCACCTCCTCTCGGGGGTCGAGCAGGGGATGCGCTTCTCGGAGTGGGTCCAGCGGAGCGACCTCCCGAAGTACTCGGGGCTGAACCACGACGATCTGCAGTATCGTATCGATCGATGTGCCGACCGGGAGTTGATCGAACGGAAGACGATCCAGTACGAGGGGTACACGCTGACCTTCGAGGGGTACGACGCACTCGCCTTGCACACCTTTGCCGAGCGCGGGACGATCGACGGCGTCGGCGCACCGCTGGGCGTCGGTAAGGAAAGCGACGTCTACGAAGTCCAGTCGTACCGCCCGATGGCACTCAAGTACCACCGCGAGGGCTACACCGAGTTCCGCGCGGTCGATCGCGAGCGCGAGTACACCGCCGATCGCGATCACGTCTCCTGGCTGTACACCGCCCGGCAGGCCGCCGAGCGCGAGTTCGAGACGCTCGAAGCGTTGTACCCCGACGTCGCGGTGCCACGCCCGATCGATCAGAATCGTCACGCGATCGTGATGGAGCGGATCGACGGTGTGGAACTCCGCCAGGCCGCACTCGATCCCTCGGACGTGCCCGCGGTCGTCCGCGCGGTGTTCGAAGTGTACGCCGACGCCGTCGCAGACGGATTCATCCACGCCGATCTGAGCGAGTACAACGTGTTCGTCACCGAATCGGGCGTCGTGATCTTCGACTGGCCACAGGCCGTCGCGACCGATCACGACAACAGCGCGGAACTGCTCGAACGCGACGTCGAGAATCTCCTGAGCTACGTCGCCCGGAAGTATCCGAACGCGGCGGTCGCGACCGACGATCCCGCGCGAATTGCCGACGCCGTGCGCGAGGGCCGCACCGCAGTCGCGGACGCGCTCACGAACGCACGCGACTAG
- a CDS encoding serine hydrolase domain-containing protein produces the protein MQFHVIHTAAVLVLVTAVLSAPIVMAAPSTGPPDRVVSDNDRVTTVDQIESAELTAWLDETMPDQLDEYQIPGAAVVVVADGEIVLARGYGMADLDTGRSVVADETVFSVGSTGKLVTWTAVMQGVEDGHLDLDRDVNAYLTESTVSVPDTFSEPVTLQHLGTHTAGFEDSVAGMVTDDPGEIRSVEAILTDHQPARVRPPGQYVAYSNYGTALAGHVVAEQSGMAFTDYADERIFGPLGMDDTTYAQPLPTDLEQRRAIGYTARDGSFQAHEPPVWTLPPEGGSMRTTATDMGQFMLAHLDEDESALLTAESIRDMQRRHVTKSAAVPNLNGMGYGFIEMDRTDERTVGHWGTTPRFSSLLALVPAHDTGLFVVYNSPGGNQARTALLDAFAERYYPRADAPGSAPTAPAGAAERAQALAGDYRSLTIAGSSWERILGVTTRTYTVGATDAGELTTTRMGEGTRTWVEREPGVYLAPDGNDMLVFEFDEDGRATHMYRHAFGPATYERVPAAESLTVIQALLAASVMAFLSVVAAGIGGAIRRRRGGHDTPTDSERAARWLLGGVSLLWLVVLAIFVLAWINFNAEAASPSLALRAGLILRWIALAGTIGAVAATLIAWREEYWGRLARVHYTLATAFAVLFVWPLSVLGIIPL, from the coding sequence ATGCAGTTTCACGTCATTCACACCGCCGCCGTGCTCGTTCTCGTCACCGCCGTGCTGTCCGCCCCGATCGTGATGGCAGCGCCATCCACCGGACCACCGGATCGCGTCGTCTCTGACAATGATCGCGTCACGACAGTCGATCAGATCGAGTCAGCTGAGCTCACGGCCTGGCTCGACGAGACGATGCCCGACCAGCTCGACGAGTATCAGATCCCCGGCGCTGCCGTCGTCGTCGTGGCCGACGGCGAGATCGTGCTGGCACGGGGGTACGGCATGGCCGATCTCGACACCGGGCGGTCGGTCGTTGCCGACGAGACCGTCTTCAGTGTCGGGTCGACGGGAAAACTGGTGACCTGGACGGCCGTAATGCAGGGCGTCGAGGACGGCCACCTCGACCTCGATCGTGACGTCAACGCGTACCTGACCGAATCCACCGTTTCGGTCCCAGACACGTTCTCCGAGCCCGTCACACTCCAACACCTCGGAACACACACGGCGGGCTTCGAGGACAGCGTCGCGGGAATGGTCACCGACGATCCGGGTGAGATTCGATCGGTGGAAGCGATCCTCACCGATCACCAGCCCGCACGCGTCAGGCCCCCGGGCCAGTACGTCGCATACTCCAACTACGGGACCGCCCTGGCGGGCCACGTCGTCGCCGAGCAGTCCGGGATGGCATTCACCGACTACGCTGACGAGCGAATCTTCGGCCCGCTCGGCATGGACGACACCACCTACGCCCAGCCGCTGCCGACCGACCTCGAACAGCGTCGGGCGATCGGGTACACTGCTCGGGACGGCTCGTTCCAGGCCCACGAGCCACCCGTCTGGACGCTTCCGCCGGAGGGCGGGTCGATGCGGACGACCGCGACCGACATGGGTCAGTTCATGCTCGCACACCTCGACGAGGACGAGTCGGCACTCCTCACCGCCGAAAGCATCCGAGATATGCAGCGCCGGCACGTGACGAAATCCGCAGCCGTCCCGAACCTCAACGGAATGGGCTACGGATTCATCGAGATGGATCGCACCGACGAGCGCACCGTCGGCCACTGGGGGACGACCCCCCGATTTAGTAGCCTGCTCGCGCTCGTTCCCGCCCACGACACGGGGCTGTTCGTCGTCTACAACAGCCCCGGTGGGAACCAGGCCCGGACTGCCCTCCTCGATGCGTTCGCAGAGCGGTACTACCCACGAGCTGACGCGCCGGGATCGGCCCCGACCGCACCCGCCGGCGCGGCCGAACGCGCCCAGGCACTCGCCGGCGACTACCGATCCCTGACGATCGCCGGGTCCTCCTGGGAGCGGATCCTCGGCGTGACGACCCGGACGTATACTGTCGGCGCGACTGATGCGGGTGAGCTCACGACGACCCGGATGGGCGAGGGGACGCGCACGTGGGTCGAGCGCGAGCCAGGCGTCTACCTGGCCCCCGACGGGAACGACATGCTCGTCTTCGAGTTCGACGAGGACGGACGGGCGACTCACATGTACCGGCACGCGTTCGGGCCGGCGACCTACGAACGCGTCCCCGCCGCAGAGTCGCTGACAGTGATCCAGGCGCTGCTCGCCGCGAGCGTGATGGCCTTCCTCTCGGTGGTCGCGGCCGGGATCGGCGGGGCCATCCGACGCCGACGCGGTGGCCACGACACGCCGACCGACAGCGAGCGCGCAGCCCGGTGGCTGCTCGGCGGTGTCAGTCTGCTCTGGCTGGTCGTCCTGGCCATCTTCGTGCTCGCCTGGATCAACTTCAACGCCGAGGCCGCCTCGCCGTCGCTGGCGCTTCGGGCTGGACTCATCCTCCGGTGGATTGCGCTCGCCGGAACGATCGGGGCCGTCGCCGCGACGCTCATCGCCTGGCGTGAGGAGTACTGGGGCCGTCTGGCCCGGGTTCACTACACGCTGGCGACGGCATTCGCGGTGCTGTTCGTCTGGCCACTGTCCGTGCTCGGAATAATACCGTTGTAG
- a CDS encoding DUF998 domain-containing protein, translating to MAHTQRSATSVFNIRGIAVDPRTLAGIAFIALAAQFMTAIMLAAAMVSGYDFQGGAISDLGVFPETALLFNLSLIVAGVINLLGGYAFYRLHGRGWLLAIFAIASVGAIGAGLFPLDTGGLHSLAAVLAFVFFNVEAIGSASVLGGAMRALSVVAGVVGLVFIGLMVVGDAGTTAAFGPIGHGGTERMIIYPVMIWLIAVGGALVGANHVDDRRPA from the coding sequence ATGGCACACACCCAACGATCTGCGACCTCGGTTTTCAACATTCGCGGCATCGCCGTCGATCCCCGGACACTGGCCGGTATCGCATTCATCGCGCTCGCGGCCCAGTTCATGACTGCGATCATGCTCGCGGCGGCGATGGTCTCCGGCTACGACTTTCAGGGCGGGGCCATCAGCGACCTCGGCGTGTTCCCGGAGACTGCGCTCCTGTTCAACCTCTCGCTGATCGTCGCCGGTGTCATCAACCTGCTCGGCGGATACGCCTTCTACCGTCTCCACGGGAGGGGATGGCTACTCGCCATCTTCGCCATCGCGAGTGTCGGTGCCATCGGCGCCGGCCTGTTCCCCCTCGACACCGGCGGCCTCCACAGCCTCGCCGCAGTGCTCGCGTTCGTGTTTTTCAACGTGGAAGCGATCGGCAGCGCGTCCGTACTGGGGGGCGCGATGCGTGCGCTCTCGGTGGTCGCCGGCGTGGTCGGCCTCGTCTTCATCGGCCTGATGGTCGTCGGTGACGCCGGAACCACCGCCGCGTTCGGGCCGATCGGCCACGGCGGGACCGAGCGGATGATTATCTATCCCGTGATGATCTGGTTGATCGCCGTCGGCGGCGCACTCGTCGGTGCCAACCACGTTGACGACCGTCGCCCCGCCTGA
- a CDS encoding YihY/virulence factor BrkB family protein, protein MSTLRAIYTLALDRDLGFVAAAIAYYAFVSTLPLALLAIAIGSVVGGPALADRVTGVLATQLSASGQDFVTRTLTDASGRGAASLVGLAVLAWSGSKLFRALDRAFDQIDSVETTPSFIGQLTDAVVASLAVSLAAVLVVASGVALSIVPPGGPLLDLLATIALVALLTIAFLPLYYLLPPVDVTVGEALPGAGVAAIGWVALQIGFRIYAASATRFAAYGLLGSVLLFVTWLYVASEIVLLGGVVNVVVRTERPGWWPFVS, encoded by the coding sequence ATGTCCACGCTCCGGGCCATCTATACCCTCGCTCTCGACCGGGATCTGGGCTTCGTCGCGGCGGCGATCGCCTACTATGCGTTCGTCTCGACGCTCCCGCTCGCGCTGTTGGCCATCGCTATTGGTTCGGTCGTCGGCGGCCCGGCGCTGGCCGACCGCGTCACCGGTGTGCTGGCGACACAGCTTTCGGCGTCCGGCCAGGACTTCGTCACGCGGACGCTGACGGACGCGAGCGGGCGCGGGGCGGCCTCGCTGGTCGGTCTCGCGGTGTTGGCCTGGAGTGGCTCGAAACTGTTTCGCGCGCTCGACCGGGCGTTCGATCAGATCGACAGCGTCGAAACGACGCCCTCCTTTATCGGACAACTGACCGATGCCGTCGTCGCCAGCCTGGCCGTCTCCCTCGCGGCCGTCCTCGTCGTCGCCAGCGGCGTCGCGCTCTCGATCGTGCCGCCGGGCGGGCCGCTTCTCGACCTCCTCGCGACGATCGCACTCGTCGCACTGCTGACGATCGCCTTTCTCCCGCTGTACTACCTGCTTCCGCCGGTGGACGTCACGGTCGGTGAGGCCCTCCCGGGTGCGGGCGTCGCCGCGATCGGGTGGGTCGCCCTCCAGATCGGATTTCGGATCTACGCGGCGTCTGCGACCCGATTTGCGGCGTACGGCCTGCTCGGGTCGGTGTTGCTCTTCGTGACCTGGCTGTACGTCGCGAGCGAGATCGTCCTGCTCGGCGGGGTGGTCAACGTCGTCGTCCGGACCGAACGCCCGGGCTGGTGGCCGTTCGTGTCCTGA
- a CDS encoding NAD(P)/FAD-dependent oxidoreductase yields the protein MHVAVVGGGLAGLVAARHLAEDGHSVTVYEDRDSVGGRVRSRTVDGYTLDRGFQVCFPGYPAIERELDAGAIDWRAFPAGATLARPGHRSVLADPLSDPGAAIPTLVNRDVTIGDKLRLLKLRLACRGLGPEEWFVGPDRSIDAILRNRGFSASFRDQFARPFFGGITLDRSLSTDAGVLRAVMATLGGSRAAVPADGMGAIADHLAARVRRTGGSIATGRTVDSYDIDDGVRLSVGGETVYADAAVIATDPPTARALTGVEAIPTAGRGCRTHYFAADRDVDIGQRLVCNAAGGMPNTVAPLSAVAPEYAPEGSTLVSATVVGDDVNGSAQTEALAIEETLADWFPEEPIDAFDHLATDDIPFAQFAQPPGFRADLPAVDAPEGPVVLAGEATRWSSIQGALESGRVAARAIADVAED from the coding sequence ATGCACGTCGCAGTCGTCGGCGGGGGCCTGGCCGGACTCGTGGCCGCTCGCCATCTGGCGGAGGACGGCCACTCGGTGACCGTCTACGAGGATCGCGATTCGGTGGGCGGGCGCGTTCGCTCGCGAACGGTCGACGGGTACACACTCGATCGGGGGTTTCAGGTCTGTTTTCCGGGCTATCCGGCGATCGAGCGCGAACTCGACGCCGGCGCGATCGACTGGCGCGCATTCCCCGCCGGCGCGACGCTCGCTCGACCGGGTCACCGATCGGTGCTGGCCGACCCGCTGAGCGACCCTGGCGCGGCGATCCCGACGCTCGTGAATCGCGACGTCACGATCGGCGACAAACTCCGCCTGCTCAAACTCCGTCTCGCCTGTCGCGGTCTCGGCCCCGAGGAGTGGTTCGTGGGCCCGGACCGGTCGATCGACGCGATCCTCCGGAATCGCGGGTTCTCCGCGTCGTTTCGCGATCAGTTCGCCCGGCCCTTCTTCGGTGGGATCACGCTGGATCGGTCGCTGTCGACCGACGCGGGCGTGCTCCGGGCGGTCATGGCGACACTCGGTGGGTCCCGCGCGGCGGTGCCCGCCGACGGCATGGGCGCGATTGCCGATCACCTCGCCGCGCGGGTGCGCCGCACCGGCGGGTCGATCGCGACGGGTCGGACCGTCGATTCCTACGATATCGACGACGGCGTTCGACTGTCGGTCGGCGGCGAGACGGTGTACGCCGATGCGGCGGTGATCGCGACCGATCCGCCGACCGCCCGCGCGTTGACCGGCGTCGAGGCCATCCCGACCGCGGGACGGGGCTGTCGCACCCACTACTTCGCCGCCGATCGCGACGTCGATATCGGTCAGCGACTCGTCTGTAACGCCGCCGGTGGGATGCCGAACACGGTCGCCCCGCTCTCGGCGGTCGCCCCAGAGTACGCCCCCGAGGGGTCGACGCTGGTGAGTGCGACCGTCGTGGGTGACGATGTCAATGGGTCCGCACAGACGGAGGCCCTGGCGATCGAAGAAACGCTCGCGGACTGGTTTCCCGAGGAACCGATCGATGCCTTCGACCACCTCGCGACCGACGACATTCCGTTCGCCCAGTTCGCCCAGCCCCCGGGCTTTCGAGCCGACCTTCCGGCCGTCGACGCGCCCGAGGGCCCGGTCGTCCTCGCGGGCGAGGCGACGCGGTGGTCGTCGATCCAGGGAGCCCTGGAGAGCGGTCGGGTCGCCGCACGGGCGATCGCGGACGTGGCCGAGGACTGA